CATACCGTCCGATCGACCATTCGACGAAAAGCAACGGGATTCCCAGCAGCAAAAAGCACACAAGATAGGGGATGATAAAGGCGCCGCCCCCGTTTTGGACTGCCTGAACCGGAAACCGGAGAAAATTACCCAGCCCGACCGCGTTGCCCGACATGGCCAAAATCAGTCCGATCCGCGAGCCCCACGCTTCTTTGTTCGTACTCATCCGTTTGGTTTAGAAATGAATTATATACATGAAATTGGGCTTTAAAGGTAAACAGAAATCCAAAATTACGTAATGATGCCAGCATAAAAAATCCATACATTTGTTTCCCGTGAAAGAAGCAGGCACATTCAAAAAGTCGCTGAATCTCTTTGATTCGGCAGCCCTCATCATGGGGTCGATGATCGGTTCGGGCATCTTTATCGTCAGTGCCGACATTGCCCGCAATGTGGGCGCGCCCGGGTGGATGCTGGTGGTCTGGGGAATAACGGCCGTGATGACCGTGATGGCAGCGTTGAGTTACCGGGAACTGGCCAGCATGATGCCCCACGCCGGAGGGATCTATGTTTACCTCCGTGAAGCCTACTCTCCATTGTTTGGATTTCTTTACGGCTGGACGCTTTTCCTGGTGATCCAGTGCGGTACGATTGCCGCTGTGGCCATGGCCTTTTCAAAATACCTGGGGGTACTGGCCCCCTGGATAGCAGATAAAAATATCCTGTTCACTGCAGGTCCGCTTCATTTTAATACAACCCAGCTGGTCTCCATCCTGCTGATCCTGCTATTGACCTGGATCAATACAAGGGGCATTGAAGGGGGTAAGTACATTCAAAACCTGTTTACGTATTCCAAGATCTTCATCCTGCTTGGCTTCATTGTCATTGGCATCTATGCCGCCAGCCGGACCAATTTTCAGGTATTTGAGAACATGGATTTCTGGAGCGCCTCGCAGGTCACCGATCCTGAAAAAGGTACACAGGTGCCTATTACGGGATCTGCTTTGTTCATTGCCATCGCCATCGCAATGGTGGGATCGCTGTTTGCCGTGGATGCCTGGTACAATATCACCTATACCTCCGATGAGGTGATCAATCCGAAGAAGACCATACCCAGGAGTCTTTTTCTGGGGACTCTGGCCGTTTGCATCGTCTATTTCCTGGTCAATGTGGTCTATGTGATCGCGCTTCCTTTAAAAGGGACGCCCGATGGGGCCACGGTCATGGAAAGGGGGATTCAGTTTGCCACCTCCGACCGCGTGGCGACGGCGGCCATTTATGGGATCTTCGGTGGCACGGCGGAAGTTCTGATGGCCATTGTAGTGGTCATCTCCACCTTTGGTTGCAACAACGGGATCGTGCTGTCAGGGGCACGTGTTTTCTATGCCATGGCCCAGGATGGGTTGTTCTTCAAGAAGATCGGCCAGCTGAACAAAAAGGGGGTACCTGCCTTTTCCCTGGGCATCCAGGCTGTTTGGAGCATACTCCTTTGCCTGAGCGGAACCTACAGCGACCTGCTGGACTATGTCATTTTCGCAGGCCTGTTCTTTTTTATCCTGACCATTGCCTCGATCTTTGTTTTTCGCAGAAAATGGCCTGATGTTGAACGACCCTACCGGGCTTTTGCTTACCCGGTATTCCCGATCCTGTACATCGTAGCCTGTGTGGTCATCATCATTGTCCTTCTGATCCACAAACCTGCCTTTACCTGGCCCGGGCTCATCATCCTTGTCTCGGGGGTGCCGGTGTATTATTTATGGAGGTGGGTCGCGGCGAGAAGAGGGGAATGAATAACGATTGCCCATTACCCAGATAGAGGTGGAGGTGGAAGTCGAGATCAGAAAGGAAAGATAATATCAGATTTACTAGTTCCTTTCTAGTATCTACCTCAACTTCCACCTCTACTTCTACCTGGTCAATCGTTAATGGCTATTCTTTCCAGCCGTTTTCTCGCGTCAGCCGGTTCAGGGAATCTGGGATCGGCGTCCTGCCAGAGGTCGAGGAATTTGCGGAACTGCTCAGCAGCTTTTTCGTTCATCCCCTTTTCCTGGTACAGGATGCCCAGGTAGTAGTGGTAGCGCGGATTGATAAGATAACGGTCATTGCTGGCCGGATCGAATGTGATCAGGCGATTATACTCTGCGATGGCCTTATCCAGCTTGTTAAAACGATGGTAGGCCTCAGCCAGGCTGTTGCGTGTGATGGGCAGGTTATAGATGAAGACATCCGGAGAAACAAAATTTGGGACGGGTTGTTCTACCTTGACGGTGAGATTGTCCAGATCGCCCGGCTGTTGTGCCGATACAATCTGAATTTCTCTTATGAGGTAGTTATAATAAAAATTTCCTTGCCGGTCTTCAGACAACGATTTGATCCTTTCAGCGCAATTTTGAGCTGAATCCATCTGGCTGAGCCTGACATATAATAAACCCTGAAAGGAGTTGTATGCAAGCAGATCATTCTCTTTGGTGGAAGTGGGATCGGTAATTGCGAACTTCAGAAAGGAACGATACTGCTCCCGGGCTTTCTCTAGGTTCCCGAGGTCATAATTGATCCAGGCTTTCATATAATAAGAACCCATCTGATACTGGTCGTTCTTGTACTCCATTGCGATTGATTCTGATTTATCGATCATTTGCATCGCCTGATCCAATTTTCCATAGTAATAGTCCAGAAAGGCAATGATCCCGTAAATATTTGCTTTAATACTTTCGGACCATGCCGCTTCAAGGGTTCTTTTCAGCCATTGATCGGTCATCCGGTAATCTTCTTTCATCGCATATATATAGGCTGTTTTGGCGGCTGAGGGCCAGAAATCGGATTTGATTTCCACAGCTTTCCTGTATTGTACTATGGCCTCATCCAGTTCACCCATCCTCCATAAGAGATCTCCCATGGAATCAAATGGATTGGCATCATCCGGACTGAGAGAGGAATACTTCTTCAGATATTCCAGAGCAATGGCAAAATCGCCCCTTTTAAAATAGAGATAAGCCAATTGATTAGCGGCTTCTCCAAACGAGGGATCCAGTTCAACTGCTATTTTAAATGCATTGATTGCTTTTTCAGGTATTTCATGGTCCCGGTACCACAAACCCAGCGAAAAAAAGACC
The DNA window shown above is from Bacteroidales bacterium and carries:
- a CDS encoding amino acid permease, with translation MKEAGTFKKSLNLFDSAALIMGSMIGSGIFIVSADIARNVGAPGWMLVVWGITAVMTVMAALSYRELASMMPHAGGIYVYLREAYSPLFGFLYGWTLFLVIQCGTIAAVAMAFSKYLGVLAPWIADKNILFTAGPLHFNTTQLVSILLILLLTWINTRGIEGGKYIQNLFTYSKIFILLGFIVIGIYAASRTNFQVFENMDFWSASQVTDPEKGTQVPITGSALFIAIAIAMVGSLFAVDAWYNITYTSDEVINPKKTIPRSLFLGTLAVCIVYFLVNVVYVIALPLKGTPDGATVMERGIQFATSDRVATAAIYGIFGGTAEVLMAIVVVISTFGCNNGIVLSGARVFYAMAQDGLFFKKIGQLNKKGVPAFSLGIQAVWSILLCLSGTYSDLLDYVIFAGLFFFILTIASIFVFRRKWPDVERPYRAFAYPVFPILYIVACVVIIIVLLIHKPAFTWPGLIILVSGVPVYYLWRWVAARRGE